The Hymenobacter sp. GOD-10R genome includes a window with the following:
- a CDS encoding DNA/RNA non-specific endonuclease: MRYVVIRLLSFLLIGVVVVSCSDTNNAPAPTTNTSIRDENLALGNPSGATTDASNYTNYLLVKPQYTLSYHRDRGIPNWVSWHLSSAWLGTADRQNNFTADNGLPTGWYRVTTSSYTGSGFDRGHNCPSADRTGSIEDNSATFLLSNIMPQAPNNNQRTWVGLENYCRTLVDQGNELYIICGSYGKGGVGSNGAASTLDNGRVTVPDRCWKVVVVLPVGSDDVKRVSTSTRVIAIDIPNDNSVNTSWASYRTTVDIIEQATGYDLLSVVSTSVQKILEASVDTGPTN; encoded by the coding sequence ATGCGTTACGTTGTTATTCGTCTACTCTCCTTCCTGCTTATTGGTGTAGTCGTTGTAAGTTGCTCTGATACAAATAATGCTCCCGCACCCACGACGAATACGTCTATACGGGACGAGAACTTAGCTTTAGGCAACCCCAGTGGTGCCACGACGGATGCCAGTAATTACACGAATTATCTGCTGGTAAAACCCCAGTACACACTTAGCTACCATCGGGACCGAGGCATACCAAATTGGGTGAGTTGGCACCTGAGTAGCGCTTGGCTGGGCACAGCCGACCGCCAGAATAACTTCACAGCTGACAACGGCCTACCCACTGGCTGGTACCGCGTGACTACGAGCAGCTACACGGGTTCCGGGTTTGACCGAGGCCACAACTGCCCTTCCGCTGATCGTACTGGTTCAATAGAAGATAATTCAGCCACGTTCCTGCTGAGTAACATCATGCCCCAGGCGCCCAACAACAATCAGCGCACGTGGGTGGGATTAGAAAATTACTGTCGCACGCTCGTGGATCAGGGCAACGAACTCTACATCATCTGTGGCAGCTACGGTAAGGGAGGAGTCGGCAGCAATGGCGCAGCTTCCACCCTAGACAACGGCCGTGTAACCGTACCTGACCGTTGCTGGAAAGTGGTCGTGGTCTTGCCAGTGGGAAGTGATGATGTAAAGCGGGTAAGTACCAGCACGCGCGTAATTGCCATTGATATCCCGAATGACAACAGCGTAAATACCAGTTGGGCCAGTTACCGTACCACCGTCGATATAATTGAGCAGGCTACAGGATATGATCTGTTGTCAGTTGTTTCCACGTCGGTGCAAAAAATATTGGAAGCTAGCGTCGATACGGGGCCAACAAATTAG